Proteins co-encoded in one Pseudarthrobacter chlorophenolicus A6 genomic window:
- the opgC gene encoding OpgC domain-containing protein, translating to MSTRTSARRRTEPSGRPSRPAPPKVWPILAALLLAACAVVLPAAPARAADLNPDEGKPLLGAMLEWGEDSAAGFAERLGASPAVYGHDLALPYRPSEQNNLRGFLEQASLQGSHAMFTVKPSVPLDQIDDAAAASFAGEVRRLTSGFAGQVLIRFAPDMNTSWVEWGQQPGAYRDAFRAVSAAIKKSDGGPLMVWEPYLGKDYPFARSRNAPAPGSEGFALLDTNGDGTWDGADSAYGPYYPGDDAVDWVGLTAFHDDTAGGAAVNTVPRAGELQEMLTASGGENFYRDYSAGRGKPFVLQTAAFYSPASGGASEVDIKAGWFDQVVGAATSPEFAKTALVVWDERTSTRDTGVASISWLLTGNSAVAEAARARLGSSPMVTGPVTEVGAGGTYVRANTLTGAAAWTVGAALILLLVALWQIPRRVNAATAWGYGDPSKRDSRVDLLRGMAIVFVVVNHLGMTSLFQLLTQEAVGFVSGAELFVLFSGLVVGMVYGPRVREDFGTVLDLTSRRAGKLYLTALVVLVGVFLVSMLPIFRTEALTTFVDQGTGGAGHQGAGRTYDLYAGMESLFQFPVPPQILPAVLLLQFGPWQFNVMGLYVVLLLVSPLVLAALSRGKAVWVLAGTLGLYAVGSITRFRLLPSQFEDSFPLLVWQVLFVIGLVAGYHRRAIVAWLSARTWLVAACTAVALLFAFLSWGNPYLANGFDVRLALIPDTAYRAMYDALFARTYLAPGRLLNVLILVVAAYALLTAYWKPIERVLGWFLIPLGRATLYVFIMHVVLIAVVANIPALQQENVLLNTAAYAVVLGLLWAMVRTKFLFKIIPT from the coding sequence ATGAGCACGCGTACATCCGCGCGACGACGCACCGAACCTTCGGGCCGTCCGTCCCGCCCGGCTCCGCCGAAAGTCTGGCCAATCCTCGCGGCCCTCCTGCTGGCAGCCTGCGCCGTGGTGCTGCCTGCCGCCCCGGCGCGCGCTGCGGACCTCAACCCGGACGAAGGAAAACCCCTGCTCGGGGCAATGCTGGAATGGGGCGAGGATTCCGCTGCGGGCTTCGCCGAACGGCTCGGGGCATCTCCCGCCGTCTACGGGCACGATCTCGCCCTGCCGTACCGCCCGTCGGAGCAGAACAACCTCCGGGGCTTCCTCGAGCAGGCGTCACTGCAGGGTTCGCATGCGATGTTCACCGTGAAGCCCAGTGTGCCCCTCGACCAGATCGATGACGCTGCGGCGGCCTCCTTTGCCGGGGAAGTGCGGCGCTTGACGTCGGGCTTTGCCGGCCAGGTGCTCATTCGGTTTGCCCCGGATATGAATACCAGCTGGGTGGAATGGGGCCAGCAGCCCGGCGCCTACCGGGACGCCTTCCGTGCGGTGTCGGCGGCAATCAAGAAGTCCGACGGCGGCCCGCTGATGGTGTGGGAGCCGTACCTTGGCAAGGACTATCCGTTTGCCCGGAGCAGGAACGCACCAGCCCCGGGCAGCGAGGGCTTCGCGCTGCTCGACACCAACGGTGACGGAACCTGGGACGGCGCGGACAGCGCCTACGGCCCCTACTATCCAGGTGATGACGCCGTTGACTGGGTGGGCCTGACCGCCTTCCACGACGATACGGCCGGCGGCGCCGCCGTGAACACGGTGCCCCGTGCGGGCGAGCTCCAGGAGATGCTCACAGCCTCCGGCGGGGAAAATTTCTACCGCGACTACTCCGCCGGACGCGGCAAACCCTTCGTGCTGCAGACGGCTGCCTTCTACAGCCCTGCCTCCGGGGGCGCCTCCGAGGTGGACATCAAGGCCGGCTGGTTCGACCAGGTGGTGGGGGCAGCCACGTCTCCCGAGTTCGCGAAGACAGCGTTGGTGGTGTGGGACGAAAGGACCAGCACCCGGGACACCGGTGTGGCGAGCATCAGTTGGCTGCTGACCGGCAATTCCGCGGTGGCGGAAGCTGCCCGCGCCAGGCTGGGGTCCTCGCCCATGGTCACAGGCCCCGTCACGGAGGTGGGCGCCGGCGGCACTTATGTCCGCGCCAATACCCTGACGGGTGCGGCGGCCTGGACCGTGGGGGCGGCGCTGATCCTCCTGCTGGTGGCCCTCTGGCAAATTCCCCGCAGGGTCAACGCCGCCACCGCCTGGGGCTACGGCGACCCCTCCAAGCGGGATTCCCGGGTGGACCTGCTCCGCGGAATGGCCATCGTCTTCGTGGTGGTCAACCACCTGGGAATGACATCGCTGTTCCAGTTGCTGACCCAGGAGGCTGTGGGCTTCGTCAGCGGCGCCGAACTGTTTGTGCTGTTCTCCGGGCTGGTGGTGGGCATGGTCTACGGCCCCCGGGTCCGTGAAGACTTTGGCACCGTGCTGGACCTGACGTCCCGCCGCGCCGGCAAGCTGTACCTGACGGCGCTGGTGGTCCTGGTCGGAGTCTTCCTGGTGTCGATGCTGCCCATTTTCCGGACCGAGGCCCTCACCACGTTTGTGGACCAGGGGACCGGCGGCGCCGGCCACCAGGGAGCCGGCCGCACCTACGATCTTTACGCCGGGATGGAATCCCTCTTCCAGTTCCCGGTGCCGCCGCAAATCCTTCCAGCCGTCCTCCTGCTGCAGTTTGGCCCGTGGCAGTTTAACGTCATGGGCCTCTATGTGGTGCTGCTGCTGGTCAGCCCGCTGGTGCTTGCCGCGCTGAGCCGCGGCAAGGCCGTCTGGGTACTGGCCGGAACGCTGGGGCTCTACGCCGTCGGCTCCATCACACGCTTCCGGCTGCTGCCCTCGCAGTTCGAGGATTCGTTCCCGCTGCTCGTTTGGCAGGTCCTGTTCGTCATCGGGCTGGTGGCCGGCTACCACCGGCGGGCCATCGTGGCGTGGCTGTCTGCGCGGACGTGGCTGGTAGCGGCATGCACCGCCGTCGCACTGCTCTTCGCTTTCCTGTCCTGGGGCAACCCCTACCTTGCCAACGGCTTCGACGTCCGCCTGGCCCTCATCCCGGACACGGCGTACCGGGCCATGTACGACGCACTCTTCGCCCGCACCTACCTGGCTCCGGGCCGCCTGCTCAACGTGCTGATCCTGGTGGTGGCGGCCTACGCGCTCCTGACGGCGTACTGGAAACCCATCGAGCGGGTGCTGGGCTGGTTCCTGATCCCCCTGGGGCGGGCCACCCTCTACGTGTTCATCATGCACGTGGTGCTGATCGCCGTGGTGGCCAACATCCCCGCGCTCCAGCAGGAGAACGTGCTGCTCAACACCGCGGCCTACGCCGTGGTCCTCGGCCTCCTGTGGGCGATGGTCCGGACGAAGTTCCTCTTCAAGATCATTCCCACCTAG
- a CDS encoding DUF1737 domain-containing protein, with protein sequence MSDAPAPEEKLSYRLLSGPDDRAFCERISAALAEGYVLHGSPAVTFNGSSVIVAQAVVLPAAIASADAAVATAVDSLESAGDEAEFDGEGHA encoded by the coding sequence ATGTCTGACGCACCTGCCCCTGAAGAGAAACTGTCCTACCGCCTGCTGAGCGGCCCGGACGACCGCGCCTTTTGCGAGCGGATCTCGGCCGCCCTGGCGGAAGGGTACGTGCTGCACGGCAGCCCGGCAGTGACCTTCAACGGCAGCAGCGTCATCGTGGCCCAGGCCGTGGTGCTCCCCGCAGCCATCGCCTCCGCTGATGCCGCCGTCGCCACCGCTGTGGACAGCCTCGAATCTGCCGGCGACGAAGCCGAATTCGACGGCGAGGGCCACGCATGA
- a CDS encoding rhodanese-like domain-containing protein yields the protein MSYAGDLTPQEAWAKLEQGAILVDVRTEGEWAHIGIPDTKATDNDPLFIQWTFPGGIPNPEFITDLEQQGPENRSTELLFLCRSGQRSIAAATAATQAGFTSYNVLEGFEGEPDRYGERTVNGWKNRGLPTNLGKN from the coding sequence ATGAGCTACGCAGGAGACCTGACGCCCCAGGAGGCGTGGGCCAAGCTGGAGCAGGGCGCCATCCTGGTGGATGTCCGCACTGAGGGCGAATGGGCCCACATTGGCATCCCGGACACCAAGGCCACGGACAACGATCCCCTGTTCATCCAGTGGACATTCCCGGGCGGCATCCCCAACCCGGAATTCATCACGGACCTTGAGCAGCAGGGACCGGAGAACCGCAGTACTGAACTGCTCTTCCTGTGCCGCTCAGGCCAGCGCTCCATCGCGGCGGCCACGGCGGCCACCCAGGCGGGCTTCACCTCCTACAACGTCCTGGAAGGCTTCGAAGGCGAACCGGACCGTTACGGCGAACGCACCGTCAACGGCTGGAAGAACCGCGGCCTGCCCACCAACCTCGGAAAGAATTAA
- a CDS encoding O-succinylhomoserine sulfhydrylase has translation MTFNEDAAGWNPDTQAVRGGLDRTNFQETSEAIFLNSGFVYESAAAAERAFTGEDERFVYSRYGNPSVATFQERLRLLEGTEACFATASGMSAVFTALGALLAAGDRVVAARSLFGSCFVILNEILPRWGVETVFVDGPDLDQWRSALSEPTTAVFFESPSNPMQEIVDIAAVSELAHAAGATVVVDNVFATPLLQRCAQLGADVVVYSGTKHIDGQGRVLGGAILGTKEFIDGPVKQLMRHTGPALSAFNAWVLTKGLETMGLRVSHSSATALRLAEWLEQQPAVSWVKYPLLKSHPQYELAARQMKAGGTVLTLELAPSGGRTGKEAAFALLDALRVIDISNNLGDSKSLITHPATTTHRAMGPEGRAAIGLTDGVVRLSVGLEDAEDLIRDLEQALKQI, from the coding sequence GTGACCTTCAACGAAGACGCCGCCGGCTGGAACCCTGACACCCAGGCCGTCCGCGGCGGGCTGGACCGCACCAACTTCCAGGAAACATCCGAGGCGATTTTCCTCAACTCCGGCTTCGTGTACGAATCCGCCGCCGCTGCCGAACGCGCCTTCACCGGCGAGGACGAACGCTTCGTCTACTCCCGTTACGGCAACCCCTCGGTGGCCACGTTCCAGGAACGCCTCCGCCTGCTGGAGGGAACCGAAGCGTGCTTTGCGACGGCGTCCGGCATGTCCGCCGTCTTCACGGCCCTCGGCGCGCTGCTGGCTGCCGGGGACCGCGTGGTGGCCGCCCGCTCGCTGTTCGGCTCCTGCTTTGTGATCCTCAACGAAATCCTGCCGCGGTGGGGCGTGGAGACCGTATTCGTCGACGGCCCGGACCTGGACCAGTGGCGCTCCGCCCTGTCCGAGCCCACCACCGCTGTCTTCTTCGAGTCCCCGTCGAACCCCATGCAGGAGATCGTGGACATCGCCGCGGTCAGCGAGCTGGCGCACGCAGCGGGCGCCACAGTGGTGGTGGACAACGTCTTCGCCACTCCCCTGCTGCAGCGCTGCGCCCAGCTCGGCGCCGACGTGGTGGTGTACTCCGGCACCAAGCACATCGATGGCCAGGGCCGCGTGCTGGGCGGCGCCATCCTGGGCACGAAGGAATTCATTGACGGCCCCGTCAAGCAGCTGATGCGCCACACCGGGCCGGCCCTGTCCGCCTTCAACGCCTGGGTGCTCACCAAGGGCCTGGAGACCATGGGACTGCGGGTCAGCCACTCCTCGGCCACCGCATTGCGGCTCGCCGAATGGCTGGAACAGCAGCCCGCCGTCAGCTGGGTGAAGTACCCGCTGCTGAAGTCCCACCCGCAGTATGAGCTCGCGGCCAGGCAAATGAAGGCCGGCGGTACGGTGCTCACCCTTGAACTGGCGCCATCGGGCGGCCGCACCGGCAAGGAGGCGGCGTTCGCGCTGCTGGACGCGCTGCGGGTCATCGACATCTCCAACAACCTGGGCGACTCCAAGTCCCTCATCACCCACCCTGCCACCACCACGCACCGGGCCATGGGTCCGGAGGGCCGGGCCGCTATTGGCCTGACGGACGGCGTGGTGCGCCTGTCCGTGGGGCTGGAGGACGCCGAGGACCTTATCCGCGACCTGGAACAGGCCCTGAAGCAGATCTAG
- a CDS encoding glutamate--cysteine ligase 2 translates to MRTFGVEEELLIVDPESGEPLALADALLSGRHVAADDLPQLPQAQAAKDKADDGEMGLSAELKLEQIETQTRPCLDYGTLLDQIRAGRSLADQAAQKNHARVAALATSPLGLNSHTTPDPRYARMLERFGLTAQEQLTCGFHVHTYIASPDEGVAVLDRIRDKLAVLTALSANSPFWNGQPTGFESFRTQAWNRWPTSGPAAVYGTYAAYRRVVTRLLDSGVMLDEGMLYFDARLSRNHPTVEVRVADVCLRADDAALIACLVRALVESASREWRDGVDPAPVPTVLLRMASWQASNSGLTGELLDFGNFRPAPAADVVRSLVDYLAPVLDEQGELALARQGVEDILARGTGSAEQRQVREKALAGQPEDFGFGAVVKHAVRVTMRDALDPSEVDTVPELLRVRQS, encoded by the coding sequence ATGCGTACCTTCGGCGTTGAGGAAGAGCTCCTGATTGTTGATCCGGAGTCCGGCGAACCGCTCGCCCTTGCTGACGCGCTCCTGTCCGGTCGGCACGTGGCAGCAGATGATCTGCCGCAGCTTCCGCAGGCGCAGGCCGCCAAGGACAAGGCGGACGACGGCGAAATGGGCCTGAGTGCCGAGTTGAAGCTTGAGCAGATCGAGACGCAGACGCGGCCGTGCCTGGATTACGGCACGTTGCTGGACCAGATCCGTGCCGGGCGGTCCCTGGCCGATCAGGCCGCACAGAAGAACCATGCCCGGGTGGCGGCGCTGGCCACCTCGCCGCTGGGCCTGAACAGCCACACCACCCCCGATCCGCGGTACGCCAGGATGCTGGAACGCTTTGGCCTCACGGCGCAGGAGCAGCTGACCTGCGGCTTCCACGTCCACACCTACATCGCGTCGCCGGACGAGGGCGTGGCCGTGCTGGACCGGATCAGGGACAAGCTGGCCGTCCTGACGGCCCTGAGCGCCAACTCGCCCTTCTGGAACGGGCAGCCGACGGGCTTTGAAAGTTTCCGGACCCAGGCCTGGAACCGGTGGCCAACATCCGGGCCCGCGGCCGTCTACGGCACCTACGCCGCCTACCGCAGGGTGGTGACCAGGCTCCTGGACAGCGGCGTGATGCTGGACGAAGGCATGCTGTACTTTGACGCGCGGCTTTCGCGGAACCACCCCACGGTGGAGGTCCGGGTGGCGGATGTCTGCCTGCGTGCCGACGACGCCGCACTGATCGCCTGCCTTGTGCGGGCCCTAGTGGAGTCTGCCAGCAGGGAATGGCGCGACGGCGTGGACCCGGCGCCGGTCCCCACGGTCCTGCTGCGGATGGCCTCGTGGCAGGCCAGCAACTCCGGGCTCACGGGCGAGCTGCTGGACTTTGGCAACTTCCGTCCGGCCCCCGCTGCTGACGTGGTCCGGTCACTGGTGGATTACCTCGCTCCAGTGCTGGACGAGCAGGGTGAGCTGGCACTGGCCCGGCAAGGCGTGGAGGACATCCTCGCCCGCGGCACGGGATCGGCGGAGCAGCGCCAGGTGCGGGAAAAGGCGCTGGCAGGCCAGCCCGAAGACTTCGGCTTCGGCGCCGTGGTGAAGCATGCCGTGCGGGTGACCATGCGCGACGCCCTCGACCCTTCGGAAGTGGACACCGTTCCCGAACTGCTGCGGGTGCGGCAGTCCTGA
- a CDS encoding UDP-N-acetylglucosamine 1-carboxyvinyltransferase, translating into MTQETAEHVAVMLRNARSEKGWTQGQLAAELGTSQSAVARMEQGKQNLSLKMIQRLEAIFDRSIVNVGKPQMTHLRVEGGRTLSGAVDVNSSKNAGVALLCASLINRGTTVLRRLARIEEVNRIVEVLTSIGVECTWLNATDLRLRRPAVLDLDSMDVEAARRTRSVIMLLGPLLDESAEYRLPYAGGCDLGTRTVEPHMQALRQFGLSVEATAGFYAVQAPAADSHDRSFVLTERGDTVTENAIMAAAHREGTTVIRNASPNYMVQDLCFYLQMLGVTIEGVGTTTLRITGKPVINADIEYFPSEDPIEAMSLITAGIVTNSEVTVRRVPIEFMEIELATLGQMGQQLEISGEYMARNGRTRLVDVTTKPSELKAPEDKIHPMPFPGLNIDNLPFFAVIAANATGQTMIHDWVYENRAIYLTELNRLGAQVQLLDPHRIYINGPTKWRAAEVGCPPALRPAACLLLAMLAARGVSELRNIYVIERGYEDLAERLNTIGARIEYFQG; encoded by the coding sequence ATGACTCAGGAAACCGCTGAACACGTTGCCGTCATGCTCAGGAACGCCCGGAGCGAGAAAGGCTGGACCCAGGGCCAGCTGGCCGCCGAGCTGGGTACCAGCCAAAGTGCCGTGGCCCGGATGGAACAGGGTAAACAGAACCTGAGCCTGAAGATGATCCAGCGCCTTGAGGCCATCTTCGACCGGAGCATCGTCAACGTGGGCAAGCCGCAGATGACGCACCTTCGCGTGGAGGGCGGCCGCACCCTGTCCGGCGCGGTTGATGTCAACAGCAGCAAGAACGCCGGCGTTGCCCTGCTGTGCGCCAGCCTCATTAACCGCGGCACCACCGTCCTGCGCCGCTTGGCCCGGATCGAAGAGGTCAACCGCATCGTAGAGGTGCTGACCAGCATCGGAGTGGAATGCACCTGGCTCAACGCCACGGACCTCCGCCTGCGCCGGCCCGCTGTCCTGGACCTCGACTCTATGGACGTGGAAGCTGCCCGCCGCACCCGCAGCGTCATCATGCTGTTGGGCCCCCTGCTGGACGAGTCAGCCGAGTACAGGCTTCCCTACGCGGGTGGCTGCGACCTCGGCACCCGCACTGTTGAGCCGCACATGCAGGCCCTGCGCCAGTTCGGCCTGTCCGTGGAAGCCACGGCCGGTTTCTACGCCGTCCAGGCCCCGGCGGCGGACTCACATGACCGCTCCTTCGTCCTCACCGAGCGCGGCGATACCGTCACGGAAAACGCCATCATGGCGGCCGCCCACCGTGAGGGCACCACGGTCATCCGGAACGCCAGCCCCAATTACATGGTGCAGGATCTCTGCTTCTACCTGCAGATGCTGGGCGTCACCATCGAGGGCGTGGGCACCACCACGCTGAGGATCACCGGCAAGCCCGTCATCAACGCCGACATCGAGTACTTCCCGTCCGAAGACCCCATCGAGGCCATGAGCCTGATCACCGCGGGCATCGTGACGAACTCCGAGGTCACGGTCCGCCGGGTGCCCATCGAGTTCATGGAGATCGAGCTGGCCACGCTGGGGCAGATGGGCCAGCAGCTGGAAATTTCCGGCGAATACATGGCACGGAACGGCCGGACCCGGCTGGTGGACGTGACCACCAAGCCCTCGGAGCTGAAGGCCCCGGAGGACAAGATCCACCCCATGCCGTTCCCCGGCCTCAACATCGACAACCTGCCATTCTTCGCCGTGATCGCCGCAAACGCCACCGGCCAGACGATGATCCACGACTGGGTGTACGAGAACCGCGCCATCTACCTGACGGAGCTGAACCGGCTCGGCGCGCAGGTCCAGCTCCTCGATCCCCACCGGATCTACATCAACGGCCCCACCAAGTGGCGCGCCGCCGAGGTGGGTTGCCCGCCGGCCCTGCGTCCGGCCGCGTGCCTGCTGCTGGCCATGCTCGCGGCACGCGGCGTCTCCGAGCTGCGCAACATCTACGTGATCGAGCGCGGCTATGAGGACCTGGCCGAGCGGCTGAACACCATCGGCGCCAGGATTGAGTACTTCCAGGGCTGA
- a CDS encoding glycoside hydrolase family 25 domain-containing protein, protein MPRTRAHLPVFRLAWLLVAAVLFTCAGPALADPADPPAGPQGGSSSQSLLGNDVSWPQCGTELPKDQAFAIVGVNNGLANNTNPCLQEQLEWAESSSGAVASQPKAQLYINTANPGRAGSWWPVSDEYPTGSKVHNPYGSCKAGDYGTACAYMYGYAKAFDAAYVRGVTDPADYVWWLDVETENTWSGSKDANRTVLEGMTDFFHSIDAAGVGIYSTGQQWHRIVGNVSPSSNLYPLPSWLAGSRNADSAATACAKSPLTGGGKVVLTQFIHAGLDYNHACT, encoded by the coding sequence ATGCCCCGGACTCGAGCCCACCTGCCAGTGTTCAGGCTGGCATGGCTGCTGGTGGCAGCAGTACTCTTCACCTGCGCCGGGCCGGCGTTGGCGGATCCGGCTGATCCCCCGGCAGGGCCGCAGGGCGGCAGCAGCAGCCAGTCCCTCCTCGGCAACGATGTCTCCTGGCCGCAGTGCGGCACGGAACTGCCAAAAGACCAGGCGTTCGCCATCGTGGGCGTCAATAACGGTTTGGCCAACAACACCAACCCGTGCCTGCAGGAACAGCTCGAATGGGCCGAATCGTCATCCGGAGCGGTGGCCTCGCAGCCCAAGGCACAGCTCTACATCAACACAGCCAATCCCGGGCGCGCCGGTTCCTGGTGGCCGGTCAGCGACGAATACCCCACCGGCTCAAAGGTGCACAACCCGTACGGCTCCTGCAAGGCCGGGGACTATGGCACGGCCTGCGCGTACATGTACGGGTACGCCAAGGCCTTTGACGCGGCCTACGTCCGCGGCGTGACCGATCCCGCGGATTACGTCTGGTGGCTGGATGTGGAGACCGAAAACACCTGGTCCGGCAGCAAGGATGCCAACCGCACCGTGCTGGAAGGCATGACGGATTTCTTCCACAGCATCGACGCAGCGGGGGTGGGGATCTACTCCACCGGCCAGCAGTGGCACAGGATCGTGGGAAATGTCAGCCCCTCCAGCAACCTCTACCCCTTGCCCAGCTGGCTGGCGGGTTCCCGCAATGCGGACTCAGCGGCCACCGCGTGTGCGAAATCCCCGCTGACGGGCGGCGGGAAAGTGGTGCTGACGCAGTTCATCCACGCCGGGCTGGATTACAACCACGCCTGCACCTAG
- a CDS encoding energy-coupling factor transporter transmembrane component T family protein, with protein sequence MRQELNLRGNAALLARANPLSKLAAVVLITVVLALSIDWVSASVALFFELLLFPLAGLTLALLWQRGWPLILAAAVGGWSTSILAPDSGRTLIDAGIWTMSEGSLETGVGFLLRGLAIALPAILLVSCTDPTDLADALAQKARLPHRFVLGTLAAMRLVGLMAEEWQTIGMARRARGVGSRGSVLQRVKATLGQSFGLLVQAIRRASRLAVTMEARGFGGGPRTWARESAYSLLDAWVLAGGLVMAGVAVTAAVSAGTWNMVWAGN encoded by the coding sequence ATGAGGCAGGAACTGAACCTTCGCGGAAACGCTGCGCTCCTGGCCCGCGCCAACCCGCTGAGCAAGCTGGCCGCCGTCGTGCTCATCACCGTGGTCCTGGCCCTGTCCATCGACTGGGTGTCCGCATCGGTGGCGCTGTTCTTCGAGCTGCTGCTGTTTCCGCTGGCCGGGCTCACGCTGGCGCTGCTGTGGCAACGCGGCTGGCCGCTGATCCTCGCTGCCGCGGTGGGCGGCTGGAGCACCTCCATCCTGGCGCCGGACAGTGGCCGGACGCTGATCGACGCCGGCATCTGGACCATGAGCGAGGGCTCGCTGGAGACCGGCGTGGGCTTCCTGCTGCGCGGCCTGGCCATCGCGCTGCCGGCAATACTCCTGGTGAGCTGCACGGACCCCACCGACCTCGCTGATGCGCTGGCGCAGAAAGCCCGGCTGCCGCACCGGTTCGTCCTCGGCACCCTGGCTGCGATGCGCCTTGTGGGGCTGATGGCCGAGGAATGGCAGACCATCGGGATGGCCCGGCGGGCCCGTGGGGTTGGCTCCCGCGGCAGCGTACTGCAACGGGTGAAGGCCACGCTGGGGCAGAGCTTCGGGCTGCTGGTCCAGGCGATCAGGCGGGCGTCACGGCTGGCGGTCACCATGGAAGCGCGCGGTTTCGGCGGCGGGCCACGCACGTGGGCCCGTGAATCCGCCTACTCGCTGCTGGATGCTTGGGTCCTGGCGGGCGGTCTGGTGATGGCCGGCGTGGCCGTTACGGCGGCAGTGTCAGCCGGCACCTGGAACATGGTGTGGGCCGGGAACTGA
- a CDS encoding ABC transporter ATP-binding protein codes for MPAPSHAAAPHTVRPAAVTARGWGWRHAGRAKPAVHALDLDISPGERVLLLGPSGAGKSTLLHALAGVLGDTDDDGGAGESDETGSLLVDGGSPRGQRGRAGLMQQDPETQVVLSRVADDVAFGAENLAVPRDAIWPRVHEALADVGLSHLPLDHPTSALSGGQKQRLALAGILAMRPGLILLDEPTANLDPAGVLDVRDAVARCLDKTGATLVVVEHRVSVWKDLVDRIVVLQPGSGASPAVLLEGPPDRVLAEARTMLTAAGVWVPGYVPSTRGRAAEQTPGAGSLLLAAENLAVSRQRPRRKGFRKVPPVPVQEGITAQVRAGQALAVTGPNGAGKSTFALTLAGLLEPVSGAVSATTDLSRGAGITPYQWKAEQLIERIGTVFQEPEHQFVTGKVLDELLFGPRHLGHGEDRVDELLERLRLTHLVDANPYTLSGGEKRRLSVATVLAASPQVLVLDEPTFGQDANTWAELASFLSELLDAGTAVVSVTHDAEFTAALGGTELKLAAAEAVAP; via the coding sequence ATGCCGGCACCTTCCCACGCCGCCGCACCCCACACGGTGCGGCCGGCGGCAGTCACCGCCCGCGGCTGGGGCTGGCGGCACGCGGGCCGCGCCAAGCCCGCCGTCCACGCCCTCGACCTCGACATCAGCCCGGGTGAGCGCGTACTCCTGCTTGGCCCCTCGGGGGCAGGCAAGTCCACGCTCCTTCACGCGCTCGCCGGGGTATTGGGTGACACGGACGACGACGGCGGGGCCGGCGAGTCCGACGAGACCGGTTCGCTGCTGGTCGACGGCGGTTCGCCCCGCGGGCAGCGAGGCCGCGCGGGCCTCATGCAGCAGGATCCCGAGACCCAGGTGGTCCTCTCCCGGGTCGCCGACGACGTCGCCTTCGGCGCCGAAAACCTTGCGGTGCCCCGCGACGCCATCTGGCCGCGCGTGCACGAGGCGCTGGCCGACGTCGGCCTGTCCCACCTGCCGCTGGACCACCCGACGTCGGCCCTGTCCGGCGGGCAGAAGCAGCGGCTGGCGCTGGCAGGCATCCTTGCGATGCGGCCCGGGCTCATCCTGCTCGATGAACCCACAGCCAACCTGGATCCGGCCGGCGTGCTCGACGTCCGGGACGCCGTGGCCCGCTGCCTGGACAAGACCGGCGCCACGCTGGTGGTGGTGGAGCACCGGGTGTCCGTGTGGAAGGACCTCGTGGACAGGATCGTGGTGCTGCAGCCCGGCAGCGGCGCCAGCCCCGCGGTACTCCTCGAAGGCCCGCCGGACCGGGTGCTGGCCGAAGCGCGGACCATGCTGACGGCCGCCGGCGTCTGGGTTCCCGGGTACGTGCCGTCCACCCGCGGGCGGGCTGCGGAACAGACCCCCGGCGCCGGAAGCCTCCTGCTGGCCGCCGAAAACCTGGCCGTCTCCCGGCAGCGCCCGCGCCGCAAAGGCTTCCGGAAAGTTCCGCCGGTGCCGGTGCAGGAGGGCATCACTGCCCAGGTACGCGCGGGGCAGGCCCTCGCCGTCACCGGACCCAACGGGGCAGGGAAATCAACCTTCGCGCTGACCCTCGCCGGACTGCTCGAACCGGTCAGCGGGGCAGTGTCCGCGACGACGGACCTCAGCCGCGGTGCCGGAATCACTCCGTACCAGTGGAAAGCCGAACAGCTGATCGAGCGGATCGGCACGGTCTTCCAGGAACCGGAGCACCAGTTCGTCACCGGAAAAGTCCTGGACGAACTGCTGTTCGGGCCCCGGCACCTGGGGCACGGTGAAGACAGAGTTGATGAGCTGCTGGAACGGCTGCGGCTGACCCACCTGGTGGACGCCAACCCCTACACCCTGTCCGGCGGCGAAAAGCGGCGGCTTTCCGTGGCCACGGTCCTGGCGGCAAGCCCGCAGGTCCTGGTTCTGGATGAGCCCACGTTCGGCCAGGATGCCAACACCTGGGCCGAGCTGGCATCGTTCCTCTCCGAACTCCTGGACGCCGGAACGGCAGTGGTGTCCGTGACCCATGACGCCGAGTTCACCGCTGCCCTTGGCGGCACGGAGCTCAAACTTGCAGCGGCGGAAGCGGTGGCGCCATGA